In Corylus avellana chromosome ca2, CavTom2PMs-1.0, the following proteins share a genomic window:
- the LOC132168980 gene encoding receptor-like protein 30 has translation MQPFCHEDESSALLQFKDTFIINKSASGYPKVASWTLEGGNISTDCCSWDGVECDEDMGRVVGLDISSSCLYGSINSSNSLFRLVQLRRLNLANNHFNYSQIPFGFGNLTRLTYLNLSASSFSGQIPSEVSHLSELSSLDLSSNDHLYAKSLQVLVQNLTNLEELRLSFVNLPSTVPDILANFSTLTTLQLRNCGLYGDFPTKMFQLPNLKDLRVGFNQDLTGYLPEFHSSNSLRALGLKATNFFGKLPTSIGNLTFLNILDISDSNFSGSIPPSLSNLTKLHYLDLSHNNLQGQIPSSLPVNLNHVTFLGLANNYLQGTIPSSFSKLKNVECLDLSGNDLIGEISPWICNMSLLSILDFSHNSLSGVLHPCFSNFSQFLQVLHLRSNNFHGTIPKSWAKESSLRMIDLSQNQLKGQLPRSLAKCTMLEYLHVGGNQINDTFPFWLGTLPELKVLVLHSNGFNGIIRCPGTNYTFPKLRIIDLSLNDFSGNLPTSCFLHWDAMKTIEANQLIYLNASVAGDGWRSGDIKSLGFLYSVTVANKGLNLDYKKIQDVFKVIDFSSNRFEGEIPELLGSLKGLHLLNLSNNTLTGHIPSSLGNLTHGINGPFPKQVGRGNTSAANTTLFS, from the coding sequence ATGCAGCCATTTTGCCATGAAGATGAGAGCTCAGCCTTGCTGCAATTCAAGGATACTTTTATCATAAACAAGTCAGCTTCTGGTTATCCTAAGGTTGCATCATGGACTCTAGAAGGAGGGAATATTAGTACCGATTGCTGCTCATGGGATGGGGTCGAGTGTGACGAGGACATGGGTCGTGTGGTTGGCCTTGACATTAGCAGCAGCTGTCTATATGGTTCTATCAATTCCAGCAATAGCCTCTTCCGCCTTGTACAACTTCGAAGGCTTAATCTTGCTAATAATCACTtcaattattctcaaatccCATTTGGATTTGGCAATCTTACGAGGCTAACCTATCTCAACCtctctgcttcttctttttccggACAAATCCCCTCAGAGGTTTCACACCTCTCCGAGTTGTCTTCCCTTGATCTGTCTTCGAATGATCATTTATATGCCAAAAGTCTACAAGTTTTGgtccaaaacttaaccaacCTAGAAGAACTTCGGCTCAGTTTTGTAAACTTGCCATCCACTGTGCCTGACATCTTGGCAAATTTTTCTACTTTGACAACTCTACAGCTAAGAAACTGTGGATTGTATGGGGATTTTCCAACCAAAATGTTTCAGCTACCAAACCTAAAAGATCTTAGGGTAGGATTCAATCAAGATCTCACTGGCTATCTCCCTGAATTTCACTCAAGCAATTCCCTTCGGGCTTTAGGGCTCAAAGCCACCAATTTCTTTGGCAAACTACCCACTTCAATTGGAAACCTCACTTTCTTAAATATTCTAGATATTTCTGATAGCAATTTCTCAGGATCTATCCCACCTTCACTCAGTAACCTCACCAAACTCCATTATCTAGACCTCTCTCACAACAATCTTCAAGGTCAAATCCCTTCTTCCTTGCCAGTTAACCTTAACCACGTAACCTTTCTCGGCCTAGCAAACAATTACTTGCAAGGCACCATTCCTAGCTCATTCTCTAAACTCAAGAATGTTGAGTGCCTTGACCTTAGTGGAAATGATTTAATTGGGGAAATTTCACCATGGATTTGCAATATGAGCTTACTCAGTATACTTGATTTTTCCCATAACAGTTTGAGTGGGGTGCTTCATCCATGTTTCAGCAACTTCAGTCAATTTTTGCAAGTGCTCCATCTACGAAGCAACAACTTCCATGGCACCATACCGAAATCATGGGCAAAGGAAAGCAGCTTAAGGATGATTGACTTAAGCCAAAACCAGTTAAAGGGCCAGCTTCCAAGATCATTGGCCAAGTGTACGATGCTAGAGTATCTTCATGTTGGTGGCAACCAGATCAATGATACCTTTCCATTTTGGTTGGGAACTCTTCCCGAATTGAAGGTTCTTGTTCTCCATTCTAATGGATTCAATGGTATTATAAGGTGTCCAGGAACCAATTATACCTTCCCTAAGCTGCGGATCATTGACCTCTCTCTCAATGATTTTTCTGGAAATTTGCCTACAAGTTGCTTCCTTCATTGGGATGCCATGAAAACTATTGAAGCCAATCAGTTGATATACCTGAATGCAAGTGTTGCTGGAGATGGGTGGCGTTCAGGAGACATTAAGAGTCTAGGTTTTTTGTACTCAGTTACAGTAGCAAATAAAGGTTTAAACTTAGACTACAAGAAGATCCAAGATGTGTTCAAGGTCATTGATTTCTCGAGCAATAGATTTGAGGGAGAAATTCCGGAGCTTCTAGGGAGTCTTAAAGGACTTCATTTGTTAAATCTTTCCAATAACACTTTGACTGGTCATATCCCATCATCTTTGGGGAACTTGACACATGGAATCAATGGACCTTTCCCAAAACAAGTTGGTCGGGGGAATACCTCCGCAGCTAACAcaactcttttttcttga